A stretch of the Aphis gossypii isolate Hap1 chromosome 2, ASM2018417v2, whole genome shotgun sequence genome encodes the following:
- the LOC114130598 gene encoding leucine-rich repeat and fibronectin type-III domain-containing protein 5-like, giving the protein MDSLTIILTTIILHKLTNALDTATICNNDNACKCINNTVSCTTLAQDGVFVLPNGTEIVHFDNVPITIINNSTFANGKLQKITWVASKIKFVEALNHNDLKYLDLSRNNIIKLSDDIFYNCPCLEYVDLSDNQLNILSDDLFLHSSSLRTINLEKNIFNSISKNLFKHTINLQNLSIGNPNLTFLDENAMTNLYKLEYLSIENSGIRNLNQSSFGVHIYLYSVILNNCTHLTSIDNNFIGSSSNIKIIELNNCGTIESLPSSIVSLKNLQYLQMSNTQIQPNCQNGWFSQWFNNETTTVVGYEKYSNFIKTLNEINCPPTIYYTNSPITLQLTKKGIINCMAYGNPFPAFTWLIPGGLTFHENKQADVDIAHHPNIHNWDLNQIVSQSLLTDKNGSLHILRMLRTHIGNYTCYVSNKYGNSSKTVEVHLDSGVFFNIKINALLLGISSALGFLMLTILCCALKLLLKRLNCMKKRSQPTETEMGSTEKPKILPENV; this is encoded by the exons ATGGATTCATTAACGATTATTTTGACGACCATCATTCTTCACAAACTAACCAATGCTTTGGACACCGCCACCATTTGTAATAATGACAATGCTTGTAAATGCATCAATAACACCGTGTCATGCACGACGCTAGCACAAGACGGAGTATTTGTCCTCCCAAATGGCACTGAAATTGTACATTTCGACAATGTTCCCATTACAATTATCAACAACAGCACGTTTGCCAATggaaaattgcaaaaaattaCTTGGGTGGCAAGCAAGATAAAATTTGTGGAAGCCTTAAATCATAATGATCTTAAGTATTTAGATTTATCTAGaaacaatatcattaaattgtcAGATGATATATTCTATAACTGTCCTTGTTTAGAGTATGTAGACTTGTCTGACaatcaactaaatattttatcagacgatttatttttacactctAGTTCATTGAGAACAatcaatttagaaaaaaatatttttaattcaatctcaaaaaatttgttcaaacatactataaatttacaaaatcttAGTATAGGAAATCCAAATTTAACTTTTCTAGATGAAAATGCAATGACAAACTTGTACAAATTGGAATATCTTAGTATTGAAAACAGTGGAATAAGAAATCTCAATCAAAGTTCCTTtggtgtacatatatatttatatagtgtaaTACTAAATAACTGTACACATTTAACATCaattgataacaattttattggtTCATcgtcaaacataaaaataatagaactcAACAATTGTGGGACAATTGAATCCTTGCCATCTAGTATTGTTTCTCTTAAGAacctacaatatttacaaatgtcAAATACACAAATTCAGCCAAATTGTCAAAATGGATGGTTTAGCCAATGGTTCAATAATGAAACAACTACTGTAGTTGGTTATgaaaagtattcaaattttattaaaacactgAATGAAATCAACTGCCCACcaacaatatactatacaaacaGTCCTATTACATTACAGTTAACCAAAAAAGGAATCATTAATTGTATGGCTTATGGAAATCCATTTCCAGCATTTACTTGGCTAATACCAGGTGGATTAAcatttcatgaaaataaacaaGCTGATGTGGATATAGCACATCATCCAAACATCCACAATTGGGATCTAAATCAAATAGTTAGTCAATCGCTTTTAACTGACAAAAATGGATCTTTACATATTCTACGAATGCTAAGAACCCATATTGGTAATTATACATGCtatgtatcaaataaatatggaaACAGTTCTAAAACAGTGGAAGTACATTTAGACAGTGgagtatttttcaatatcaaaattaatgcaCTGTTATTAGGAATATCATCAGCATTGGGATTTTTAATGCTAACTATATTATGCTGTGCTCTTAAGTTATTACTAAAAAG actgaattgtatgaaaaaaaggAGTCAACCAACAGAAACAGAAATGGGATCTacagaaaaaccaaaaattttaCCAGAAAATGTTTAG